One Gordonia mangrovi genomic region harbors:
- a CDS encoding Uma2 family endonuclease: MSGPAHAHLLSLDEWWALGEDQEVRVELQEGVRIVSPRPRPAHARVVLSLATQLSGQLPAGLEVLIEVDVVIDPHTPATVRVPDLIVRRRSAVEFPITADQVVLAIEVMSPGSRRTDRVTKSSEYAEAGIPHYWIVDEDGVVTALDLTSGGYLATSFTGEVVTSNPWPMRISLKR; this comes from the coding sequence ATGTCCGGCCCGGCACACGCCCACTTGCTGTCGCTGGATGAATGGTGGGCACTCGGCGAGGACCAGGAGGTCCGAGTCGAACTGCAAGAGGGTGTTCGAATAGTGTCGCCCCGGCCGCGACCCGCGCATGCCCGCGTGGTGTTGAGTCTTGCCACCCAGCTCAGCGGTCAACTCCCGGCGGGCCTCGAGGTGCTGATCGAGGTCGACGTCGTGATCGATCCGCACACGCCGGCCACCGTGCGCGTGCCCGACCTCATCGTTCGTCGCCGGTCAGCGGTGGAGTTCCCGATCACCGCCGACCAGGTCGTGTTGGCCATCGAGGTGATGTCGCCGGGTTCGCGCCGCACCGACCGGGTGACCAAGAGCAGCGAATACGCCGAGGCGGGCATCCCGCACTACTGGATCGTCGACGAGGACGGTGTGGTCACCGCACTGGATTTGACGTCGGGCGGCTACCTGGCGACAAGCTTCACCGGGGAGGTCGTGACGTCGAATCCCTGGCCGATGCGGATCTCGTTGAAGCGGTGA
- a CDS encoding class I adenylate-forming enzyme family protein produces the protein MSDSAVIAIRRDQNPFGRDGVVRDAGGVPRYADVPATLIDVLRDRAATAPQDEAVVELGGRRLTYAELWDAARRVAGGLRAQKVANGDRVALRYAAGADWAVAFWGTLLAGGVVVAVNTRMTEPEVAFVLENSGAAIDLAPGTALPDGEPHVVEGAGADDVAALFYTSGTTGRPKGVPTTHAGFVTNAENMIRCSGITRDLGADYRTLISVPLFHVTGCNSQLLVAAYVGGTSVIMPQLDVATMAEVVVSERIGYLITVPAVYALLLRYPAFAEADVSGVRVVGYGGAPIAPSMVRQLKSAFGEATVMNGYGMTESASLITVLPDADAVDHADSVGYAVPSVDIGIVPIADDPTVGELVVRGANVTAGYWERPDANADTIIDGWLHTGDVVRVDDAGRVYIVDRMKDIINRGGENVSSIEVEAVLLSAPGVLDAAVLPVPDEVMGEKVGAVLVAESGDLDVAAVLQHCRQNLADFKIPQFASVTGEALPRNAGGKLLKRNIRDEVQWGDPLR, from the coding sequence ATGAGTGACAGTGCTGTCATCGCGATCCGTCGTGACCAGAACCCGTTCGGTCGGGACGGCGTCGTCCGCGACGCCGGCGGGGTGCCCCGGTACGCGGATGTGCCGGCGACGCTGATCGACGTCCTGCGGGATCGTGCGGCAACCGCACCGCAGGACGAAGCTGTGGTGGAACTCGGTGGTCGACGCCTGACATATGCCGAGCTGTGGGATGCGGCGCGTCGGGTGGCCGGCGGCTTGCGTGCGCAGAAGGTGGCGAATGGCGATCGCGTCGCACTGCGGTACGCGGCAGGCGCCGACTGGGCGGTGGCGTTCTGGGGCACGCTGTTGGCCGGTGGTGTGGTGGTCGCGGTGAACACGCGGATGACCGAACCCGAGGTGGCCTTCGTTCTCGAGAACTCCGGGGCCGCCATCGACCTGGCGCCGGGCACAGCGCTGCCCGACGGCGAGCCCCATGTCGTCGAGGGCGCCGGCGCGGACGATGTCGCGGCGTTGTTCTACACCTCGGGCACCACCGGACGACCGAAGGGTGTGCCCACCACGCACGCGGGGTTCGTCACCAACGCCGAGAACATGATCCGGTGTTCGGGTATCACCCGTGACCTGGGCGCCGACTACCGCACCCTGATCTCGGTGCCGCTGTTCCACGTGACCGGCTGTAACTCCCAGTTGTTGGTGGCCGCCTACGTCGGCGGCACCTCGGTGATCATGCCGCAGCTCGACGTGGCCACCATGGCCGAGGTCGTGGTCTCCGAGCGCATCGGATATCTGATCACGGTGCCGGCGGTGTATGCACTGCTGCTTCGATATCCCGCCTTCGCCGAGGCGGATGTGTCCGGGGTGCGGGTCGTCGGCTACGGCGGGGCGCCGATCGCGCCGTCGATGGTGCGGCAACTCAAGTCCGCGTTCGGCGAGGCCACGGTGATGAACGGCTACGGGATGACCGAATCGGCGTCGCTCATCACGGTGCTGCCCGACGCGGACGCCGTCGACCATGCCGACTCGGTCGGCTACGCGGTGCCGTCGGTGGACATCGGCATCGTGCCGATCGCCGACGACCCGACCGTCGGCGAACTCGTGGTGCGCGGCGCCAACGTCACCGCAGGCTACTGGGAACGACCGGATGCAAACGCCGACACCATCATCGATGGGTGGCTGCACACCGGCGACGTCGTCCGCGTGGATGATGCGGGTCGCGTGTACATCGTCGACCGCATGAAGGACATCATCAACCGCGGCGGCGAGAACGTGTCCAGCATCGAGGTGGAGGCGGTCCTGCTGTCGGCGCCCGGTGTGCTGGACGCCGCGGTCCTGCCGGTACCCGACGAGGTGATGGGGGAGAAGGTCGGCGCGGTCCTGGTGGCGGAGTCCGGTGACCTCGACGTCGCCGCGGTGCTGCAGCACTGTCGGCAGAACCTGGCCGACTTCAAGATCCCGCAGTTCGCATCGGTGACCGGAGAAGCGCTGCCGCGCAACGCCGGTGGCAAACTCCTCAAGCGCAACATCCGGGATGAGGTGCAGTGGGGAGACCCGTTGCGGTAG
- a CDS encoding proline dehydrogenase family protein, whose product MIKKALLLAADSKRLERIIGRSRLTKPLVSRYVAGTTLDEAVAATRELNAKGIDVSLDLLGETVSDLRESADATAAYVDTMHALATGSPDSTVSVKLSQLGIGLDPVVCVGHLKQLLDVGAESGISVEVDMEHSSVGPQTLEAFRSQLPSHPNTRVAIQAAMRRTPEDLCSFSDVKPRIRLVKGAFLETIDKAIVDPAEVTAQYQHLAGWALQNLPDPAFGTHDDSCVELVKATAARLGISKRDFEFQMLYGVRRELQEQLAADGYRVRVYVPFGSRWYPYLMRRMAERPANLMLFLRSVVGD is encoded by the coding sequence ATGATCAAGAAGGCACTTCTGCTCGCCGCTGACAGCAAGCGACTCGAGCGGATCATCGGTCGCAGCAGGTTGACCAAGCCACTGGTGTCACGCTACGTCGCCGGCACCACGCTCGACGAGGCGGTCGCCGCCACCCGGGAACTCAACGCCAAGGGCATCGACGTCAGTCTCGATCTGCTGGGCGAAACGGTGAGCGACCTGCGGGAGTCGGCGGACGCGACAGCGGCCTATGTCGACACCATGCACGCTCTTGCCACCGGCTCCCCGGACTCGACAGTGTCGGTCAAGCTGTCTCAACTCGGCATCGGGCTCGACCCGGTGGTCTGTGTGGGTCATCTGAAGCAACTGCTCGACGTCGGTGCGGAGTCGGGGATCTCGGTGGAGGTCGACATGGAACACAGTTCCGTCGGGCCACAGACGCTGGAGGCGTTCCGTTCCCAGCTGCCCAGTCATCCGAACACCCGCGTCGCGATCCAGGCCGCCATGCGCCGAACCCCCGAGGACCTCTGTTCGTTCAGCGACGTCAAACCGCGCATCCGGTTGGTCAAGGGTGCCTTCCTGGAGACGATCGACAAAGCCATCGTCGACCCGGCCGAGGTGACGGCCCAATATCAGCACCTCGCCGGCTGGGCCCTGCAGAACCTGCCCGACCCGGCGTTCGGAACACATGACGACTCCTGCGTCGAGCTGGTCAAGGCAACCGCCGCACGCCTCGGGATCAGCAAGCGGGACTTCGAGTTCCAGATGCTCTATGGAGTGCGCCGGGAACTGCAGGAGCAGCTGGCGGCGGACGGATACCGGGTGCGGGTCTATGTTCCGTTCGGCAGCCGGTGGTACCCCTACCTGATGCGGCGTATGGCCGAGCGTCCCGCGAATCTGATGTTGTTCCTCCGGTCGGTCGTCGGCGACTGA
- a CDS encoding PaaI family thioesterase: METIAVQDRLFPTMNCFGCGPANERGLRLKSYVDDDGVVATFTPWPEHDNGIGFLNGGIIATLLDCHSAAAVMNEASVQGWHSLDGALLPFVTAGIDVRYVRPSPLDRPVELRATIVESAEPEIICDVELYFGEKVRATGRAVWKRWRPR, from the coding sequence GTGGAGACCATCGCAGTCCAGGACCGGCTGTTCCCGACGATGAACTGTTTCGGCTGCGGGCCGGCCAACGAGCGAGGCCTCCGACTGAAGAGCTATGTCGACGATGATGGCGTCGTCGCGACATTCACACCGTGGCCCGAACACGACAACGGCATCGGCTTTCTCAACGGCGGCATCATCGCCACGCTGCTCGATTGTCATTCCGCCGCAGCGGTGATGAACGAGGCGTCGGTGCAGGGATGGCACTCACTCGACGGCGCGCTGCTCCCGTTCGTGACCGCCGGCATCGACGTCCGCTATGTCCGGCCGAGCCCGCTCGACCGGCCGGTCGAGCTCCGCGCGACCATCGTCGAATCCGCCGAGCCCGAGATCATCTGCGACGTCGAACTGTATTTCGGCGAGAAGGTTCGCGCCACCGGTCGGGCGGTGTGGAAGCGGTGGCGTCCCCGATAG
- the ygiD gene encoding 4,5-DOPA dioxygenase extradiol gives MTTPAPSTMPMAFLGHGSPMNAIEHNRFTQAWAEFGRSVPRPRAILVISAHWYINATAVTGMSRPRTIHDFYGFPRELFEFDYPAPGLPDLAGEVAEVAKPTWVGTDTDSWGIDHGAWSVLAHAFPDADIPIVQLSINGERDLDYHFDLGARLAPLRESGVLILGSGNIVHNLRAVDFSLPEAGYDWAQRFDDAAREAMLGAPADYPALAGHGDYAAAVPTPDHFLPSVYLAGLAAATTDDSSSTVLVDGCSYGSLSMTSYVVN, from the coding sequence ATGACCACTCCCGCACCCTCGACGATGCCGATGGCGTTCCTCGGGCACGGCAGCCCGATGAACGCCATCGAGCACAACCGCTTCACCCAGGCGTGGGCGGAGTTCGGTCGGTCTGTCCCGCGACCGCGGGCCATTCTCGTGATCAGCGCGCACTGGTACATCAATGCCACGGCGGTCACCGGGATGTCGCGGCCGCGTACCATCCACGACTTCTACGGGTTCCCCCGCGAGCTGTTCGAATTCGACTATCCGGCACCGGGGTTACCGGATCTGGCCGGTGAGGTCGCCGAGGTCGCGAAACCGACGTGGGTGGGCACCGACACCGACAGCTGGGGTATCGACCACGGCGCGTGGTCGGTGCTCGCCCACGCCTTTCCCGACGCCGACATCCCGATCGTGCAGTTGAGCATCAACGGCGAACGCGACCTCGACTATCACTTCGATCTCGGCGCACGCCTGGCACCGCTGCGGGAGTCCGGCGTGCTGATCCTGGGCAGCGGCAACATCGTGCACAACCTGCGGGCCGTCGACTTCTCCCTGCCGGAGGCCGGCTACGACTGGGCCCAGCGCTTCGACGACGCCGCCCGCGAGGCCATGCTCGGCGCACCCGCCGACTACCCGGCGCTGGCCGGTCACGGCGACTACGCGGCGGCAGTGCCCACTCCCGATCACTTCCTGCCGTCGGTGTATCTCGCAGGCCTGGCGGCCGCCACCACCGACGACTCGTCGTCGACGGTCCTCGTCGACGGCTGCTCCTACGGATCGCTGTCGATGACGTCCTACGTGGTGAACTGA
- a CDS encoding GntR family transcriptional regulator: MSQPLQSSESPTRSRRLVDVAYEQLRDDLISLTIEPGSPLNEKELAERLGTGLTPVRDAIKRLALERLVVTFPRRGTFATDISVGDEAWLTEVRVELEGLAAAQASIRATQEERDALVQIVRTHPDAHHRSSGYLEIDTTIHRMIYAAAHNPFLADTLNQYANLSMRIWNFGLQRMVGTATDNCDQAEVVAAIAQGDADAAREAARAHLRDFSVSVRRMLNQ, translated from the coding sequence ATGAGTCAACCGTTGCAGAGCTCGGAGTCGCCGACACGGTCCCGACGGCTCGTCGACGTCGCCTACGAGCAATTGCGCGACGACCTGATCTCGTTGACGATCGAACCCGGGTCCCCGCTCAACGAGAAGGAGCTCGCCGAGCGCCTGGGCACCGGACTCACCCCCGTACGCGACGCCATCAAACGTCTCGCACTCGAACGTCTCGTTGTGACCTTCCCCCGACGAGGGACATTCGCGACCGACATCTCCGTGGGCGACGAGGCATGGTTGACGGAGGTCCGGGTGGAACTCGAGGGCCTCGCGGCGGCGCAGGCGTCGATCCGCGCCACGCAGGAGGAACGCGACGCCCTGGTCCAGATCGTGCGAACCCACCCCGACGCCCATCATCGTTCGTCGGGTTACCTCGAGATCGACACGACCATCCATCGGATGATCTATGCGGCCGCCCACAATCCGTTCCTCGCCGACACCCTCAACCAATACGCCAACCTGTCGATGCGCATCTGGAATTTCGGTCTGCAACGCATGGTCGGGACGGCGACCGACAACTGCGATCAAGCCGAGGTGGTCGCAGCGATTGCACAGGGGGATGCCGACGCCGCCCGCGAGGCGGCGCGCGCGCATCTACGCGACTTCTCCGTCAGCGTGCGGCGCATGCTCAACCAGTGA
- a CDS encoding aromatic ring-hydroxylating oxygenase subunit alpha, whose protein sequence is MKNVDIPSPARDVAVLINRRAVGHSLEADFYTSQKFFDLDLTAIFAEHWLFSATEAEIPDPGDYVTVGVGPYSVIIVRDDDDGVRAFHNVCRHRGSRILQDGCGSVGNLVCPYHQWTYRVDGTLVYVESQPPQFDRSASGLRSVHVRSIAGLIFICLAEQPPPDFDEVAAILEPYVAPFDLKHSKVAHQSDLIEDGNWKLVMENNRECQHCDVAHPELLTAYFPLFGYSANDIHPRIRPVFDRYRAAQEQLTQACSLTDFPRDGRRELDTRITGFQVSHMPLDGSGSSFGPNGDPVCRRLMGVIPDARFGDLSIHLQPNSWFHLLSDHAVVFRVLPLGPERSIVRTTWLVHRDAEEGVDYDLDGLTSVWNATNSQDRELVAGAQQGVADPGYLPGPYSMVEGDVEAFVSWYLQRLRAHVRS, encoded by the coding sequence ATGAAGAATGTGGATATCCCCTCGCCTGCGCGAGATGTCGCGGTGTTGATCAACCGTCGTGCGGTCGGCCACAGCCTGGAGGCGGACTTCTACACGAGTCAGAAGTTCTTCGACCTCGATCTGACCGCGATCTTCGCCGAGCACTGGTTGTTCAGTGCGACCGAGGCAGAGATTCCCGACCCGGGCGACTACGTCACCGTCGGCGTCGGACCGTACTCGGTGATCATCGTGCGGGACGACGACGACGGCGTGCGCGCCTTCCACAATGTGTGTCGACATCGGGGTTCCCGAATCCTGCAGGACGGCTGCGGTTCCGTAGGGAATCTGGTGTGCCCCTACCACCAATGGACCTACCGGGTGGATGGCACGCTCGTCTACGTGGAGTCGCAGCCGCCGCAGTTCGACAGATCGGCCTCGGGTCTACGGTCCGTGCATGTGCGCAGCATCGCCGGGTTGATCTTCATCTGTCTTGCCGAACAGCCGCCGCCCGATTTCGACGAGGTCGCCGCCATCCTCGAACCCTATGTCGCGCCCTTCGACCTGAAACACTCGAAGGTCGCTCATCAGTCCGACCTCATCGAGGACGGCAACTGGAAGCTCGTGATGGAGAACAACCGGGAGTGTCAGCATTGCGACGTCGCGCATCCCGAGCTCCTCACCGCATATTTCCCACTGTTCGGCTACTCCGCCAACGACATCCACCCGCGGATTCGGCCGGTGTTCGACCGGTACCGGGCCGCACAGGAGCAGCTGACCCAGGCGTGCTCGTTGACGGACTTCCCACGCGACGGACGGCGGGAACTGGACACGCGAATCACCGGATTCCAGGTCTCACACATGCCGCTGGACGGCTCGGGCTCGTCATTCGGTCCGAATGGAGACCCGGTGTGCCGCAGACTGATGGGCGTCATCCCCGACGCCCGATTCGGCGACCTGTCGATCCATCTGCAGCCGAACTCGTGGTTTCATCTGCTGAGTGATCACGCGGTGGTGTTCCGGGTCCTCCCGCTGGGGCCCGAGCGCAGCATCGTCCGCACCACCTGGCTGGTCCACAGAGATGCCGAAGAAGGGGTCGACTACGACCTCGACGGCCTCACGTCGGTGTGGAATGCCACGAACTCCCAAGACCGTGAGCTCGTGGCGGGAGCGCAGCAGGGCGTCGCCGATCCCGGCTACCTTCCCGGGCCGTATTCCATGGTCGAGGGCGATGTCGAGGCCTTCGTCAGCTGGTACCTCCAGCGTCTCCGTGCTCACGTCCGATCCTGA
- a CDS encoding hybrid-cluster NAD(P)-dependent oxidoreductase: MTTVTPRATRTFSHAATATLPTTGLGVAEHCWGDDDEVLLICRAVQEITHDVKSFFFEAPAGRTFHFVPGQFIVLRLVVDSVPVSRCYTISSPPTRPHLLAITVKRMVGGPVSNWLHDSVVPGSGVTALAPRGTFTLPRVPAPKYLFLSAGSGITPMMSMTRTLFDLGSDADVVFIHSARTPGDIPFRRELDAMAAVMPGLRVVHVCENDYPAERWAGLRGRLTAPMVETVAADFAERVAFTCGPSAYMAAVRRILGDLGYDMRRYHEESFSFDTLPITDRTVVESQTPDDAVTDDSPVATHTVALAASGHTIRCGEDETILAAALAAGLRVPASCGQGMCGTCKTTLLRGQVDMTHNGGIRPKEIARNKILVCCAKPLGDLRLDL; encoded by the coding sequence ATGACGACGGTGACTCCACGAGCGACACGGACGTTCTCCCATGCCGCCACCGCCACGCTTCCGACGACGGGTCTCGGTGTCGCCGAGCACTGTTGGGGTGACGACGACGAGGTGCTCCTGATCTGTCGGGCGGTGCAGGAGATCACCCACGACGTGAAGTCGTTCTTCTTCGAGGCGCCGGCGGGCCGGACTTTTCACTTCGTTCCGGGTCAGTTCATCGTCCTGCGACTCGTCGTCGACAGCGTCCCCGTCAGCAGGTGCTACACGATCTCCTCACCGCCCACACGCCCGCATCTGCTGGCGATCACGGTCAAGCGGATGGTCGGGGGACCGGTGTCGAATTGGTTGCACGACAGCGTTGTTCCCGGCTCCGGCGTAACCGCGCTGGCGCCGCGGGGAACCTTCACCCTGCCGCGCGTGCCCGCCCCGAAGTATCTGTTCCTGTCGGCCGGCAGCGGGATCACGCCGATGATGTCGATGACGCGCACACTGTTCGACCTGGGGTCGGATGCCGACGTTGTCTTCATCCACAGCGCACGGACCCCTGGCGACATCCCGTTCCGGCGGGAGCTCGATGCGATGGCCGCAGTCATGCCTGGGCTGCGCGTCGTGCACGTTTGTGAGAACGATTACCCCGCCGAGCGCTGGGCCGGTCTGCGGGGTCGGCTCACCGCGCCGATGGTGGAGACCGTGGCGGCCGACTTCGCCGAGCGAGTCGCCTTCACCTGTGGCCCTTCGGCATACATGGCAGCGGTACGGCGCATCCTCGGCGATCTGGGATACGACATGCGGCGGTACCACGAGGAGAGTTTCTCCTTCGACACCCTGCCGATCACCGATCGCACGGTGGTCGAGTCGCAAACCCCGGACGATGCCGTGACCGACGACTCGCCGGTGGCGACCCACACCGTCGCTTTGGCCGCCAGCGGTCACACGATCCGCTGCGGGGAGGACGAGACCATCCTCGCCGCCGCCCTGGCCGCGGGTCTGCGGGTGCCGGCGTCCTGCGGGCAGGGCATGTGCGGAACCTGCAAGACCACACTCCTGCGCGGTCAGGTGGACATGACGCACAACGGCGGTATCCGCCCCAAAGAGATCGCCCGCAACAAGATCCTGGTCTGCTGCGCCAAGCCGCTGGGTGATCTGAGGCTCGACCTCTGA
- the pruA gene encoding L-glutamate gamma-semialdehyde dehydrogenase, with protein MTIANARIAGNPRVPEPVNEQARDYAPGSPEARNVLAEIDAVTAADVRDLPNVINGVRRPIGESAPVVAPHEHGLELGRIPVATAEDVNAAIDAALAARHDWSRMDWLDRVAIFLRAAELVNGKYRDELMATTMLGQSKTFHQAEIDVNELVDFFRYNVKLAEQIYTAQPFSVTGVQNVMDHRPLEGFVLALTPFNFTAIAGNLPSTPALMGNVVVWKPSEKSALSSDVVMRIFVEAGVPAGVINLVHGDGKLVTEVAQASEHLAGISFTGSTAVFRSIWRGIANNLETFRSYPRLVGETGGKNAVIAHPSADPQALLVALIRGAFEYQGQKCSAASRAYLPRSLWQDLREQLIETTAGLVVGDVTRHETFVGAVIDLAAADRLAAVFDHVKQSGDHEILVGGSVSTEKGWFVEPTIVETTDPRSFVMSEEFFGPLLSVYVYEDDDWEHTLGLLDSTSQYALTCSIFGSDRIAINTALDVLRDNAGMIYVNDKPTGATMGQQSFGGGRGSGTNDKTGSVLALQRWVSGRFIKENMTPDLDWTYPYMG; from the coding sequence ATGACCATCGCCAACGCCCGCATCGCGGGCAACCCGCGTGTACCCGAGCCCGTCAACGAGCAGGCTCGCGACTATGCGCCCGGATCTCCCGAGGCGCGCAACGTGCTCGCCGAGATCGACGCCGTCACGGCGGCGGATGTGCGCGACCTGCCCAACGTCATCAACGGAGTGCGCCGGCCCATCGGTGAGTCGGCCCCGGTCGTGGCGCCGCACGAGCATGGGCTCGAACTCGGACGCATACCGGTGGCCACTGCCGAGGACGTCAATGCTGCGATCGATGCGGCTCTTGCCGCGCGCCACGACTGGTCCCGGATGGACTGGCTGGACCGGGTGGCGATCTTCCTGCGCGCCGCCGAGCTGGTGAACGGCAAGTACCGCGACGAACTGATGGCGACCACGATGCTGGGTCAGTCCAAGACCTTCCATCAGGCCGAGATCGACGTCAACGAGCTGGTCGACTTCTTCCGCTACAACGTGAAACTCGCCGAGCAGATCTACACCGCACAGCCGTTCTCGGTCACCGGCGTGCAGAACGTGATGGACCATCGCCCGCTCGAGGGCTTCGTCCTCGCGCTCACTCCGTTCAACTTCACCGCCATCGCGGGCAACCTGCCCTCGACCCCGGCGTTGATGGGCAACGTCGTCGTGTGGAAGCCGTCGGAGAAGTCGGCGCTCTCCAGCGACGTCGTGATGCGGATCTTCGTGGAGGCGGGCGTGCCCGCGGGCGTGATCAACCTCGTGCACGGTGACGGCAAGCTGGTCACCGAGGTCGCCCAGGCCAGCGAACACCTCGCAGGCATCAGCTTCACCGGTTCCACCGCGGTGTTCCGCTCCATCTGGCGCGGCATCGCGAACAACCTGGAGACCTTCCGCAGCTACCCGCGCCTGGTGGGGGAGACCGGCGGCAAGAACGCCGTCATCGCCCACCCGAGCGCAGACCCGCAGGCGCTGCTGGTGGCGCTTATCCGCGGCGCCTTCGAGTACCAGGGCCAGAAGTGTTCGGCCGCCTCGCGCGCCTATCTTCCGCGCAGCCTGTGGCAGGACCTCCGTGAGCAGCTGATCGAGACGACCGCCGGACTGGTCGTCGGCGACGTCACCCGGCACGAGACCTTCGTCGGTGCGGTCATCGACCTCGCGGCGGCCGACCGTCTGGCGGCGGTGTTCGACCACGTCAAGCAGTCCGGCGATCATGAGATCCTCGTCGGCGGCAGCGTGTCGACCGAGAAGGGTTGGTTCGTCGAGCCGACCATCGTCGAGACCACCGACCCGCGGTCATTCGTCATGAGCGAGGAGTTTTTCGGGCCGTTGCTCAGCGTGTACGTCTACGAAGACGACGACTGGGAACACACGCTGGGCCTGCTGGACTCGACCAGTCAGTACGCGTTGACCTGCTCGATCTTCGGCTCGGACCGGATCGCGATCAACACCGCGCTCGACGTGCTGCGCGACAACGCGGGCATGATCTACGTCAACGACAAGCCGACCGGTGCCACCATGGGCCAGCAGTCGTTCGGTGGTGGTCGCGGGTCGGGCACCAATGACAAGACCGGTTCGGTTCTCGCGCTGCAGCGTTGGGTCAGCGGCCGCTTCATCAAGGAGAACATGACGCCCGACCTCGACTGGACTTACCCATACATGGGGTGA
- a CDS encoding nitroreductase family deazaflavin-dependent oxidoreductase produces MSETDDWNTQIINEFRANDGKVGGPFEGAPMVLLHHTGRKSGKQNVTPLMYLSDEDDAAVMYIFASKAGAPSHPAWYHNLTASGVAQVEVGTETFDVDVREVSGDDRDRIFAEQATRYPGFAEYESKTAGIRTIPVLALRRS; encoded by the coding sequence ATGAGCGAGACCGACGACTGGAACACGCAGATCATCAACGAGTTTCGGGCCAACGACGGCAAGGTGGGTGGCCCATTCGAGGGCGCGCCGATGGTTCTGCTCCATCACACCGGCCGGAAGAGCGGCAAGCAGAACGTCACACCGCTGATGTACCTGTCCGATGAGGACGACGCGGCGGTGATGTACATCTTCGCGTCCAAGGCCGGCGCGCCCTCCCATCCCGCGTGGTATCACAACCTGACGGCGTCCGGGGTTGCGCAGGTCGAGGTGGGTACGGAGACGTTCGATGTCGACGTCCGCGAGGTCTCCGGGGATGATCGGGACCGCATCTTTGCCGAACAGGCCACGCGGTATCCCGGCTTCGCGGAGTACGAGTCGAAGACCGCGGGTATCCGCACGATCCCGGTGCTGGCCTTGCGGCGGTCCTGA
- a CDS encoding IclR family transcriptional regulator codes for MPPIGRQGSDSSVQSVDRAITVLQVLARRGPSTVTELSGEVGLHKSTTFRLLSTLEARGIVEQEESRGRYHLGYGIVQLAAGATRRYDLSVISRGVCQTLAAEVGETVNIVIRDDDAVISIDQVIGSSTITTVNWVGQRSPIHATSAGRVFLASMTTDERDEVLAGPLERFTDYTLTDRAELDAQLTLTSDRGWAFTRDEHELGLSAVAAPIRTLDGSVVAAVSVSGPTFRITDPHEIAGLVKSAAATISERNGYPKPM; via the coding sequence ATGCCGCCCATAGGACGCCAGGGGTCCGATTCGTCAGTCCAGTCGGTCGACCGGGCGATCACGGTGCTCCAGGTCCTGGCTCGGCGCGGGCCGAGCACCGTCACCGAACTGTCCGGTGAGGTGGGCTTGCACAAGTCGACGACTTTTCGGCTGCTGTCCACCTTGGAGGCCCGCGGCATCGTCGAGCAGGAGGAAAGCCGCGGTCGCTATCACCTCGGGTATGGGATCGTTCAGCTGGCGGCGGGTGCGACGCGTCGCTACGACCTGTCGGTCATCAGCCGCGGAGTGTGTCAGACCCTGGCCGCCGAAGTGGGTGAGACGGTGAACATCGTCATCCGCGACGACGACGCGGTGATCAGCATCGACCAGGTGATCGGATCGTCGACGATCACCACCGTCAACTGGGTGGGCCAGCGGTCGCCGATCCACGCCACCTCTGCCGGGCGGGTGTTTTTGGCGTCCATGACCACCGACGAGCGCGACGAGGTGCTGGCCGGGCCGCTGGAGCGGTTCACCGACTACACCCTCACCGACCGGGCCGAACTGGACGCACAGCTCACGTTGACCAGCGACCGCGGTTGGGCGTTCACCCGCGACGAACACGAGCTCGGACTCAGTGCGGTTGCCGCACCCATTCGGACTCTCGACGGTTCCGTGGTGGCAGCGGTCTCGGTGTCCGGACCGACGTTCCGGATCACCGACCCCCACGAGATCGCCGGACTGGTGAAGTCTGCCGCGGCGACCATCTCCGAACGCAACGGATACCCGAAACCGATGTGA